The Amycolatopsis sp. NBC_01480 genome segment CCAGCCAGCTGAACACCCCGTCCTTCGCGGCGAGATGGCTGACCAGCAGAATCGCCGCGAGAAACCCCATCGTCGGCAGAATCTCGACGACCCGCTTCCCGGCTTCCGCGGGCGTCGCCAGCCCCAGCGCCAGCGCCACCCCGGCCAACGGCACCGCGGCCACCGCCTCGGGCCACCCCCGCGGCCGCACCATGGCGAACACCAGCGTGGCGGCCAAGAGGATCAGGCTGGCTACGGCCGCCGCGGTTCCGGTCACTCCTGAACGCTAACCGGCTCGCTGTGATGCGGGATCGGGCGGTGGCCGTCGTGGCCGAGCGGCCACCGCCCCGTACTGCCTATTCGGACCGAGAGGCGTTTTCCGCGCCGCGATCGACATCTTCGAGATAGATCGGCACTTCGTCGATCTGCAAGGCTGCCAGCAACGCCTTGGTGGGAACCAGGTAGCGCCCACCAGGGCGGATCACCGCGCACGGGAACGTGCCGCGCCGGATGTGCTGGTACGCGGTGTTGACATGCATGTTGAACGCCTTCGCGGCCGTGGCCAGGTCGACCGTCGCCGGCAACCGGAACAGCTCGGGGAAAGTCATCGACCGCCGGGAACGGTAGACAAAGGCGAGCGAAGGGCCCTGGGTATCGTCTCGTGGGTTCACGCGACCTCACCCGGCCTG includes the following:
- a CDS encoding helix-turn-helix domain-containing protein, whose product is MTFPELFRLPATVDLATAAKAFNMHVNTAYQHIRRGTFPCAVIRPGGRYLVPTKALLAALQIDEVPIYLEDVDRGAENASRSE